A genomic segment from Marmota flaviventris isolate mMarFla1 chromosome 7, mMarFla1.hap1, whole genome shotgun sequence encodes:
- the Amtn gene encoding amelotin, which produces MKTTILLFCLLGSTQSLPKQFNLGLAPTKPAPDQASQLNQQQPNQVFSSLSLIPLTQLLTLGADLQLFNPAIGMAPGAQTLPLTLGALNGQQQLQSQMLPIIVAQLGAQGTILSSEELPLAPQIFTGLLIHPLFPGGIQPTNQAGANPDAQDGVLPAGQTGVNPTNQGTPASHLATPTGTDDDEFGETTPAGIRRGTQTTEETTTESPNRKFSHLGKCLQP; this is translated from the exons ATGAAGACTACGATTCTACTGTTTTGTCTTCTAGGATCAACTCAGTCATTACCA AAGCAGTTTAATTTGGGACTTGCTCCAACAAAACCAGCTCCAGATCAGGCCTCACAACTAAACCAACAGCAGCCAAATCAG GTCTTCTCTTCTTTAAGTCTAATACCATTAACACAGTTGCTCACACTGGGGGCAGATCTGCAACTG TTTAATCCTGCTATAGGAATGGCACCTGGTGCCCAAACACTTCCATTGACCCTGGGAGCATTGAATGGACAACAGCAGCTGCAATCACAA atGTTACCAATTATTGTAGCACAACTTGGAGCCCag ggtACTATCCTAAGCTCAGAGGAAttg CCATTGGCCCCACAAATCTTCACAGGCCTTCTCATCCATCCCTTGTTTCCCGGAGGCATCCAGCCCACCAATCAGGCAGGAGCTAATCCAGATGCCCAGGATGGGGTCCTTCCTGCAGGACAAACAGGAGTAAATCCTACCAACCAGGGAACCCCAGCGAGCCACCTTGCAACTCCTACTGGCACAGATGATGATGAGTTTGGAGAGACTACCCCAGCAGGCATCAGAAGGGGCACACAAACTACAGAGGAAACCACCACAGAATCACCAAATCGTAAGTTCTCCCATCTTGGAAAATGTCTTCAGCCATGA